The following are from one region of the Mycolicibacterium helvum genome:
- a CDS encoding FAS1-like dehydratase domain-containing protein, producing MSIASDIIGTHYRYPDYYLVGREKIREYAKAIQSDNELYYSEEAAKAAGYADVVAPLTFIAIAGRQVQLDIFRNFDVGINIARVIHRDQKILFHRPIVAGDKLFFDSWLDSVVESFGTVITELRSEVTDEDGKPVMTTIVTMIGEAEGDEQTNAQVAAIAAAALGRQTAR from the coding sequence GTGTCAATCGCCAGCGACATCATCGGAACGCACTACCGGTACCCGGACTATTACCTGGTCGGCCGGGAGAAGATCCGTGAGTACGCCAAAGCGATCCAGTCGGACAATGAGCTGTACTACAGCGAGGAAGCGGCCAAGGCCGCCGGCTACGCCGACGTGGTGGCCCCGCTGACGTTCATTGCGATCGCCGGCCGCCAAGTGCAGTTGGACATCTTCCGAAACTTCGATGTCGGCATCAATATCGCCCGGGTCATTCACCGCGACCAGAAGATCCTTTTCCACCGGCCGATCGTGGCGGGTGACAAATTGTTCTTCGACTCCTGGCTGGATTCGGTGGTCGAATCATTCGGCACCGTCATCACTGAATTGCGCAGTGAAGTCACCGACGAAGACGGCAAACCCGTGATGACGACGATCGTGACAATGATCGGCGAAGCCGAGGGCGACGAACAGACCAACGCTCAGGTGGCG